In Mercenaria mercenaria strain notata chromosome 13, MADL_Memer_1, whole genome shotgun sequence, a single window of DNA contains:
- the LOC128547799 gene encoding uncharacterized protein K02A2.6-like, whose translation MEQFITRLKILANDCSYGEAYKEDLIRDRIVFSVKSSKIREKLLTVGEKLTLAKAVDICQTVEYAQEQMNNMQESSSIYFVRKTTHKKEESRKRDIKCKGGSRKSTENKPDVAHKSCQNCGQFHGDKQCKAKGVQCRNCKKWNHYARVCRSKRVNEVRADDSSEDIYIDTVISAVDKMCNQAFVDIKTGPLGKQISFKIDTGAQVNILPHFALQQLGVKTALCSSVTKLTGYNGNPLVCLGSITLQCTHEPSAQTKYVEFHVVDTQSPPLFGFQTSIDFGLVKLAHAVTSNYVSSPLNKTAVLNEYSQVFKGIGSIPGQCSIYLKHDAKPVVHPPRRIPVALRDKCKKELEKMEKLGVITKVSEPTEWVNSMVTVQKKSGDLRIVLDPGDLNRNIQRPYHPTKTLDDILPQLNGATFFTKLDARSGYWAMHLTEKSSMLTTFNTIFGRYRYLRLPMGISSAMDLFQKKIDEIFEGLPGVAAIVDDILVYGKTREEHDANLRAVLQRSLEQGIRLNPDKLEVGQSQISYFGHVISKQGLSPDPDKVSAIREMPIPENRSQLETVLGMSQYLARYAPRLSEVTLPLRELLAKDVEFLWVNHSSKLMIR comes from the coding sequence ATGGAGCAATTCATCACACGACTTAAGATACTTGCAAATGATTGTTCTTATGGCGAAGCCTACAAGGAAGATTTGATTAGAGATCGAATCGTGTTCAGTGTAAAGTCGTCCAAAATTAGAGAGAAGCTTTTGACAGTAGGTGAGAAACTAACATTGGCGAAAGCTGTTGACATATGTCAAACTGTAGAATATGCACAAGAGCAAATGAATAACATGCAAGAATCGTCTTCTATTTACTTTGTACGGAAAACTACTCACAAAAAAGAGGAATCGAGAAAACGAGATATAAAGTGCAAAGGCGGGTCGCGGAAATCAACGGAAAACAAGCCCGATGTCGCGCACAAATCGTGCCAAAACTGTGGTCAATTCCATGGAGACAAACAGTGTAAGGCGAAGGGAGTGCAATGCCGAAACTGTAAAAAATGGAATCACTACGCGAGGGTGTGCAGGAGTAAACGTGTCAATGAAGTGAGGGCTGATGATTCATCTGAGGATATTTACATTGATACAGTAATTAGTGCTGTGGACAAGATGTGCAATCAGGCATTTGTGGATATTAAAACTGGACCTCTTGGGAAACAAATTTCTTTCAAGATAGACACTGGCGCACAGGTGAATATTTTACCTCATTTTGCATTGCAACAATTAGGTGTAAAAACCGCACTCTGTTCCTCTGTAACGAAGCTCACAGGTTATAATGGCAACCCTTTAGTATGTCTAGGTTCCATTACCCTGCAGTGTACCCATGAACCTTCTGCACAGACCAAGTATGTAGAATTTCATGTAGTAGACACCCAGTCACCACCCTTGTTTGGTTTTCAGACTTCCATCGATTTTGGCCTAGTTAAACTCGCACATGCTGTCACTTCCAATTATGTATCCTCCCCGCTTAACAAAACAGCAGTGCTGAATGAATATTCCCAGGTTTTTAAGGGCATTGGCTCTATTCCAGGGCAATGTTCTATTTATCTGAAACATGATGCTAAACCTGTGGTTCATCCTCCACGTAGGATTCCTGTTGCATTACGAGATAAATGCAAGAAGGAGCTAGAAAAGATGGAGAAATTGGGGGTCATTACAAAAGTAAGTGAGCCTACTGAGTGGGTCAATTCAATGGTGACAGTACAGAAAAAATCAGGTGACTTGCGAATAGTACTTGATCCGGGTGACTTGAACAGAAACATTCAACGTCCTTATCATCCGACAAAAACACTGGATGACATACTTCCCCAGCTAAATGGtgctacattttttacaaaattagatGCTAGGTCAGGTTACTGGGCCATGCATTTGACAGAGAAGTCTTCCATGTTGACTACATTCAATACCATATTTGGGAGGTACAGGTATCTGAGGCTTCCAATGGGTATTTCGTCTGCCATGGATCTGTTCCAAAAGAAAATAGACGAAATATTTGAGGGTCTCCCAGGGGTAGCTGccatagtagacgatattttagTATATGGCAAAACAAGGGAGGAGCATGATGCGAATTTGAGAGCAGTGCTCCAAAGGTCACTAGAACAAGGTATACGCCTTAATCCAGATAAGCTGGAGGTTGGGCAGTCCCAGATTAGTTATTTCGGTCATGTGATATCTAAACAAGGTCTTAGCCCAGATCCAGACAAGGTGTCTGCAATTCGAGAAATGCCTATCCCGGAAAATAGGTCACAACTCGAAACGGTACTTGGCATGAGTCAGTATCTCGCTAGATATGCACCTAGGCTATCTGAGGTCACTTTGCCCTTACGAGAATTATTGGCGAAAGATGTAGAATTTCTCTGGGTGAATCACAGCAGCAAGCTTATGATCAGATGA